The following are from one region of the Thermoproteus uzoniensis 768-20 genome:
- a CDS encoding glycosyltransferase, with product MYAVVAHHYWGTPGGGQLVCAATAWSLDATGRTPVLTGTFKFDPAKYREWYGIDLSKYPAVTFPISARAFGLWARLWVWRPAAKAVRKYKPEIVFIDEVTYKPLLKEKDYKLVEYIHFPFEVVVDPRFKGTGLAYGEDPYIMERYGKFPLNLYWKTFVKGLRRYMRENPFHAADVVLVNSKWTAEVAKMVYGERPAVLNPPLPPNVEIVEKPKPFDERKPWVVMLGRFSQEKRYHWVVTQVAPRLFKEVPEARLIIFGGAATPTLQAYKERVRRMAQEAGLKVAETLDADAQVYLIANAPRRLINEAMDRARAFLHATINEHWGIAVAEAMARGLTPVVHKSGGAWTDLAEEGRYGLGYQTAEEAVEALAKALTQPLGLDPRERVASLTLDNYAKALSRYVR from the coding sequence GTGTACGCTGTCGTCGCGCACCACTACTGGGGCACGCCTGGCGGAGGCCAGCTGGTCTGCGCCGCCACAGCCTGGTCCCTAGACGCAACGGGCCGCACCCCAGTCCTCACCGGCACGTTCAAGTTCGATCCCGCCAAGTACCGCGAGTGGTACGGCATAGACCTCTCCAAGTACCCCGCGGTGACTTTCCCCATATCGGCGAGGGCCTTCGGACTATGGGCCAGGCTGTGGGTATGGCGCCCCGCCGCCAAAGCCGTAAGGAAGTACAAGCCGGAGATCGTCTTCATAGACGAAGTCACCTACAAGCCGCTTCTGAAGGAGAAGGACTACAAGCTGGTGGAGTACATACACTTCCCCTTCGAGGTGGTGGTAGACCCCCGCTTCAAGGGCACCGGCCTGGCCTACGGCGAGGATCCCTACATAATGGAGCGCTACGGCAAATTCCCCCTAAACCTCTACTGGAAAACCTTCGTCAAGGGGCTCAGGAGGTATATGCGGGAAAACCCCTTCCACGCCGCCGACGTCGTCTTGGTAAACTCCAAGTGGACAGCCGAGGTGGCGAAGATGGTCTACGGCGAGAGGCCCGCCGTCCTGAACCCCCCGTTGCCCCCAAACGTCGAGATAGTAGAGAAGCCAAAGCCCTTCGACGAGAGGAAGCCCTGGGTCGTCATGCTGGGTCGCTTCAGCCAGGAGAAGAGGTACCACTGGGTAGTGACTCAGGTAGCCCCCCGCCTTTTCAAGGAAGTTCCGGAGGCCCGGCTGATAATCTTCGGCGGGGCCGCCACGCCGACTCTCCAGGCGTACAAGGAGCGGGTGAGGCGGATGGCGCAAGAGGCCGGGCTGAAGGTCGCCGAGACGCTGGACGCAGACGCCCAAGTCTACCTAATCGCCAACGCGCCGCGCCGCCTAATAAACGAGGCGATGGACCGGGCAAGGGCCTTCCTCCACGCAACCATAAACGAGCACTGGGGCATAGCGGTGGCCGAGGCCATGGCCCGGGGATTGACACCGGTGGTGCACAAGTCGGGAGGGGCGTGGACCGACCTAGCCGAGGAAGGCCGATACGGGCTCGGCTACCAGACCGCCGAGGAGGCCGTGGAGGCCCTCGCCAAGGCGTTGACGCAACCCCTAGGCCTAGATCCGCGCGAGAGGGTCGCCTCGTTGACCTTGGACAACTACGCTAAGGCCCTCTCGAGATATGTCCGGTAA
- a CDS encoding PaREP1 family protein yields MAVTISPPVAEVLKKAAGGRELEEFLLELVAARLDPPQRVEAYLALHEKYLREAEELYRKGDLAQAGEKYWGAVTALLNAIAEKRGWEHYSHRDHAVAINRLYRESKDRELVVGFSLAERLHANYYHNFMELEEFELHREAVLKLVEKLKKFL; encoded by the coding sequence GTGGCCGTCACAATCTCTCCCCCGGTCGCCGAGGTGTTGAAAAAAGCCGCCGGAGGCAGGGAGCTGGAAGAATTCCTGCTCGAGCTGGTGGCGGCTAGGCTTGACCCGCCTCAGCGGGTTGAGGCCTACTTGGCGCTTCACGAGAAGTATCTTAGGGAGGCGGAGGAGCTTTACAGAAAGGGCGATCTGGCGCAGGCCGGCGAGAAGTACTGGGGCGCCGTCACGGCGCTACTAAACGCCATAGCCGAGAAGCGAGGCTGGGAACACTACAGCCACCGGGACCACGCCGTCGCCATAAACAGACTGTACAGAGAGTCGAAGGACAGAGAGCTTGTGGTGGGCTTCAGCTTGGCCGAGAGGCTCCACGCCAACTACTACCACAACTTTATGGAGCTGGAGGAATTCGAGCTACATAGAGAGGCCGTACTGAAGCTGGTGGAGAAGCTGAAGAAGTTCCTGTAA
- a CDS encoding sodium:proline symporter: MKGLTSIELAILLAIIIVIAVAVGWYMYTTFLGATQAQAKLAVTSAVFKSNANPPTLVVNVTNPGPSSAPVQSVTLSGTTCSITQVIDVTASMSSSGGTSGSASTSSTITATGGVYVIPPGHVASIQASCSVSATPGTTLQGVLILASGGSFPFVATVTS, encoded by the coding sequence ATGAAAGGCCTAACATCGATAGAACTGGCAATACTGCTGGCGATAATAATAGTGATAGCGGTTGCCGTAGGCTGGTACATGTACACCACATTCCTAGGCGCAACTCAGGCACAGGCAAAGTTGGCGGTAACTTCAGCTGTGTTTAAGTCGAATGCGAACCCCCCCACGTTGGTTGTTAATGTGACAAATCCCGGCCCCTCATCCGCTCCCGTACAATCTGTGACGCTCTCTGGTACCACTTGTAGCATCACTCAAGTGATCGACGTAACTGCCAGTATGTCGAGCTCTGGTGGTACGTCGGGCTCTGCTAGTACGTCGAGTACAATAACTGCCACAGGTGGTGTCTACGTAATACCTCCGGGCCACGTTGCGTCGATTCAGGCAAGCTGTTCTGTTTCCGCAACCCCTGGCACTACGCTACAGGGAGTGTTGATATTGGCATCTGGCGGCTCGTTCCCGTTTGTTGCAACAGTTACGTCGTAA
- the yjjX gene encoding inosine/xanthosine triphosphatase — protein MIVAVASRNPNKLRAVVAAYRMFGIRATAVPVDRPPGLPQQPVGLGEVVRGAVERARRALSAVRGAAHGVGIEAGAVEAGGLYLDVTVAAIADASGLVTLGVGPGFQVPSVFLGGVLSGVELGALAESFFGRPAVGYREGLVGLLSGGRVTRLDLNAAAVAMALLPRLPRNSRLYGQTTTPNALQKA, from the coding sequence GTGATCGTGGCGGTGGCGTCTAGGAACCCCAACAAGCTGAGGGCCGTCGTAGCGGCGTATCGGATGTTCGGCATAAGGGCCACCGCCGTGCCAGTGGACAGGCCTCCCGGCCTTCCGCAACAGCCCGTGGGCTTGGGCGAGGTGGTGCGGGGGGCTGTCGAGAGGGCTCGGCGCGCCTTGTCGGCCGTGCGCGGGGCCGCACACGGCGTGGGGATAGAGGCGGGGGCCGTCGAGGCGGGCGGCCTATACCTCGACGTGACGGTGGCCGCCATCGCCGACGCCTCGGGCCTCGTGACGCTTGGCGTGGGGCCGGGCTTCCAGGTGCCGTCCGTCTTCCTGGGGGGCGTCCTCTCGGGCGTGGAGCTGGGGGCGCTCGCCGAGTCCTTTTTCGGGAGGCCGGCCGTGGGCTATAGGGAGGGGCTCGTGGGCCTCCTGTCGGGGGGCAGGGTGACCCGGCTTGACCTAAACGCCGCGGCGGTCGCCATGGCGCTCCTGCCGAGACTGCCCCGCAACTCCCGCCTCTACGGCCAGACCACGACCCCCAACGCCTTGCAGAAGGCGTAG
- a CDS encoding glycosyltransferase, translating into MRALVYWTSSVVGGIQRFNALLTRALLDLGADVAVLAPLSFNREKIGYYHGVDLGGAHVIKYGIINCGGSYCDMINSLQGNVTLANMVDIFDIIFIDSPSLFPASKVLIQRQNYIYYIHGAIMSSRPRPILTFKPHRLLMHALTTFITDYNIFRVKDRVYANSLFTAMLSKNALGYKPDILYPPVDIGRVVKYRDYKEPIVSMLARFGASKGWDLTLIAFSEAVNKCGVHNTKLYLMGSVNSNVQATYVNYILGLSRKLGIDDKVKILINPSIDDIYRMLNKSMVFIHVRPNEPFGIVVAEAMAAGAVPIVHKSGGPWFDIVEMGKYGYGFINAEEAADALCRVLTSDREFEKMSNLAKEKADEFSYEKFKDRIDNIISKFT; encoded by the coding sequence GTGAGGGCATTAGTCTACTGGACTTCAAGTGTGGTTGGAGGTATTCAGAGATTTAACGCATTGCTGACTAGGGCATTACTAGACTTAGGTGCGGATGTAGCAGTATTGGCTCCATTATCGTTTAATAGAGAGAAAATCGGCTATTATCACGGCGTTGATTTAGGAGGTGCGCACGTTATTAAATATGGCATTATCAACTGTGGGGGATCTTACTGTGACATGATTAATAGCCTCCAGGGCAATGTAACATTAGCCAACATGGTTGATATTTTCGACATAATATTCATTGATAGTCCATCTCTTTTTCCAGCCAGTAAAGTATTGATACAGAGACAGAATTATATATACTATATACATGGGGCCATAATGAGTAGCAGGCCTAGACCCATATTAACCTTTAAACCACATAGATTATTAATGCATGCTTTAACAACATTCATAACTGATTATAATATATTTAGGGTTAAGGATAGGGTTTACGCAAATAGCCTATTTACCGCAATGCTCTCAAAGAATGCCCTTGGCTATAAGCCAGACATCTTATATCCGCCAGTTGATATAGGTAGAGTTGTTAAGTACAGAGATTATAAGGAACCTATAGTGAGTATGCTGGCTAGGTTTGGCGCATCCAAAGGCTGGGATTTGACATTAATAGCGTTTAGTGAGGCTGTTAATAAATGCGGTGTTCACAACACTAAGCTTTACTTAATGGGCTCAGTTAACAGTAATGTTCAAGCAACCTATGTAAACTATATACTAGGGTTATCAAGAAAGCTAGGTATTGATGATAAAGTCAAAATATTGATAAATCCAAGTATAGATGATATATATAGAATGCTCAATAAATCAATGGTATTTATACACGTAAGGCCTAATGAACCCTTTGGAATAGTGGTCGCTGAAGCCATGGCCGCTGGTGCAGTACCTATTGTGCATAAGTCAGGTGGACCTTGGTTCGATATAGTGGAGATGGGTAAATATGGCTATGGCTTCATAAATGCTGAAGAGGCCGCTGATGCATTATGTAGAGTATTAACAAGCGATAGGGAATTTGAGAAAATGAGCAACTTAGCTAAGGAAAAGGCCGACGAATTCTCTTACGAAAAGTTCAAGGATAGAATCGATAACATTATTAGTAAGTTCACATAA